The following coding sequences lie in one Ictalurus furcatus strain D&B chromosome 7, Billie_1.0, whole genome shotgun sequence genomic window:
- the LOC128609830 gene encoding putative ferric-chelate reductase 1 produces MEARLIVAVVFVCAVCHVTEAQLQTTKSLGTNITLTGCGSTKLCVSNPSNCDPAGNSSCFFSSTQLSNAILTVELSGTTSGYVALGLTPTSSQTQQLIQGTAVFVCGNNNNSTFFETAIQNGSVLTPANLTAINITSVQGSVTRDQSLIQCVFNITLNSILLSSILIKATVQLSFNIAILNGNTNGTDLGNAAMVFNSKGSLNLADPKSNIPNHLQLSITRNSCGSTKECVSFPSNCDPAGTSSCFFVSIQLKNQMFFFELSGTTAGYVALGLNKQGTTILFACINISNSFFFQTAIQKGQIWIPANVTVVYNVQGVVAQNPSLIQCIFNTSASFTISNKSDETSFSVSILSGTTNEIQLGNAAIMFDSKVPLNPTDPTGQNSSNSIVSRWTHVLVLLLSALTLRLQ; encoded by the exons ATGGAGGCCAGACTGATCGTGGCGGTTGTGTTCGTCTGCGCCGTTTGTCACGTCACTGAAGCCCAGCTGCAGACAACGAAATCACTCGGT ACCAACATCACTCTTACTGGTTGTGGCAGCACTAAGCTGTGTGTGTCAAATCCGTCTAATTGCGATCCTGCAGGAAACTCCAGCTGTTTTTTCAGCTCTACTCAGCTCAGTAATGCAATACTAACCGTGGAACTCTCCGGCACAACTTCAGGATATGTGGCGCTGGGACTCACACCCACTAGCAGCCAAACCCAGCAACTAATTCAA GGAACTGCTGTGTTCGTCTGtggcaacaataacaacagcacCTTCTTCGAAACAGCTATTCAGAACGGCTCAGTGTTGACTCCTGCTAACCTG ACTGCCATAAATATAACTAGTGTTCAGGGTTCAGTAACAAGAGACCAGAGTCTTATTCAGTGTGTCTTCAACATCACCCTCAATTCCATCCTCCTCAGTTCCATCCTCATCAAAGCAACTGTTCAGTTGTCTTTCAACATCGCCATCCTTAATGGAAACACAAATG GAACAGACCTGGGAAATGCAGCTATGGTATTTAACTCCAAAGGATCATTAAACCTGGCAGACCCAAAGAGCAATATTCCAAAT CATCTTCAGCTCAGCATCACTCGTAACAGTTGTGGCAGCACTAAGGAGTGTGTGTCGTTTCCATCTAATTGTGATCCTGCAGGAACCTCCAGCTGCTTTTTCGTCTCAATTCAGTTAAAAAACCAAATGTTCTTCTTTGAACTCAGTGGCACAACAGCTGGATATGTCGCATTGGGACTCAATAAACAG ggaACTACCATTTTGTTTGCCTGCATCAATATCAGCAACAGTTTCTTCTTCCAAACAGCTATTCAAAAAGGCCAAATTTGGATCCCTGCTAATGTG ACCGTTGTGTACAACGTTCAAGGTGTAGTTGCACAAAACCCGAGTCTTATTCAGTGTATCTTCAACACCAGCGCCAGTTTCACCATCAGCAACAAATCTGATGAGACCTCATTTAGTGTCTCCATTCTGAGTGGAACCACCAATG AAATCCAATTGGGAAATGCAGCTATAATGTTTGACTCCAAAGTACCATTAAACCCGACTGATCCCACTGGCCAGAACAGCAGCAACTCAATCGTCAGCCGCTGGACTCATG tgttgGTTTTGCTGCTCAGTGCTCTGACTCTCCGTCTGCAATAA